From a single Papaver somniferum cultivar HN1 unplaced genomic scaffold, ASM357369v1 unplaced-scaffold_19, whole genome shotgun sequence genomic region:
- the LOC113338638 gene encoding uncharacterized protein LOC113338638 has protein sequence MNQDLTRLERFDGNNFTRWKETVLFFLTTVNMSYIISKDLEPIPKDKEGDDEAKKKELKEQRQKRKTDEFLCRGHILNQLVDSVYSAHRTTEGGAKTLWDAVDKKYRIEEASNQKFLISNYIDYKMSDSYSVVTQEHELGILVSKLKDAKINLPEAFQVGVVIEKLPNSWNSYKKKLKHEEETHTLCAALQQNDQMKKDTS, from the exons ATGAATCAGGATCTCACTCGTCTTGAAAGATTTGATGGAAACAACTTTACCCGTTGGAAGGAAACCGTTTTGTTCTTTCTCACTACTGTCAATATGAGTTACATCATCAGCAAAGACCTTGAACCAATCCCTAAAGACAAAGAAGGTGATGATGAGGCAAAGAAAAAGGAACTGAAAGAACAAAGGCAAAAGCGAAAGACTGATGAATTCTTATGCAGAGGGCATATCTTGAATCAACTTGTTGATAGCGTTTATAGTGCACATCGAACCACTGAAGGAGGAGCAAAGACATTGTGGGACGCAGTGGACAAGAAGTACCGCATTGAAGAGGCAAGTAACCAAAAGTTTTTAATTAGCAATTACATTGATTATAAGATGAGTGATTCATATTCTGTTGTTACCCAAGAACATGAGTTAGGTATCCTTGTCAGTAAACTCAAGGATGCTAAAATTAATCTTCCTGAAGCATTCCAAGTTGGTGTTGTAATTGAAAAATTACCTAACAGTTGGAATAGctacaagaagaaattgaagcatgAGGAGGAAACCCATACcctat GTGCAGCATTGCAACAAAATGACCAGATGAAGAAGGATACTTCATAG